Part of the Paracoccus sp. S3-43 genome, TCGCGGGTGGTTCCCGCGATCTCGGACACCAAGGCTACCTCGCGGCGCGCTAGGCGGTTGATAAGGCTCGACTTGCCTGCATTCGGCGGACCGATGATCGCCACTTCGAAACCATTGCGGATCCGTTCCGCCGCGGCATATCCCTTGATCTGGCCGTCCAACTCCTCTCGGAACTTCGCCAGCAGATCAGAGACTTCCGCCGGGATCTCCTCGGGAACCTCCTCGTCGGCGAAATCGACGCTGCTTTCCACAAGCGCGCCTGCCCGGATCAGCAGGGATCGCCAGCCGTCGGCCTTGCGCGCCAGTTCGCCGCCGCTCATCCGCAAGGCCATGCGGCGTTGCGATTCGGTTTCGGCGGCCAGAAGATCGCCCAAGCCTTCGACTTCGGACAGGTCCATCTTGCCGTTCAGGAACGCCCGGCGTGTGAATTCCCCCGCCTCGGCCAGACGCAGGCCCAGGACTGTCAGGATCTGGCCCATGCGGCGAAGGATAACCGGCGCGCCGTGCAAGTGAATCTCGGCCACTTCCTCGCCGGTGAAGCTGCGGCCTGCCTCGAACCACATCACCAAGGCCCGATCAAGGATGTCGTCGCCGTCCCGAATATCGCGCAGATAGGCGCGGCGGGCAAAGGGAAGGGCGCCCGCCAGTCGTTCGGCGGCCGACCGCGCGCCGTCACCGCTGATCCGAATAATGGAAACGCCACCCCGCCCAGGCGGGGTGGCTTCGGCAAAGATCAGATCCATAGCGGCCCCGTCAGGCGTTCATCGAATCGAAGAATTCCGAATTGGACTTGGTCTGCTTCAGCTTGGAGATCAGGAACTCGATGGCGTCGGTGGTGCCCATCGGGTTCAGGATTCGGCGCAGTAGATAGGTTTTCTGCAAGTCCTTGGAATCGACCAGCAATTCTTCTTTCCGCGTTCCGGATTTCAGGATGTCCATGGCCGGGAAGACACGCTTGTCGGCCACCTTGCGGTCCAGCACGATCTCGCTGTTGCCGGTGCCCTTGAATTCCTCGAAGATCACCTCGTCCATCCGCGAGCCCGTGTCGATCAGCGCGGTCGCGATGATGGTCAGCGATCCGCCTTCCTCGATATTGCGCGCGGCACCGAAGAAGCGTTTGGGCCGCTGCAAGGCGTTCGCATCGACGCCGCCGGTCAGAACCTTGCCGGAACTGGGGACGACGGTGTTGAACGCCCTACCAAGCCTGGTGATCGAGTCCAAAAGGATCACAACATCTCGTTTATGTTCGACCAGCCTCTTGGCTTTCTCGATGACCATCTCGGACACCGCGACGTGACGGCTGGCCGGTTCGTCGAAGGTCGAGGACACGACCTCGCCCTTGACCGAGCGTTGCATGTCGGTGACTTCCTCGGGGCGTTCGTCGATCAGCAGCACGATCAGATAGCATTCGGGATGGTTGCGTTCGATCGAATGGGCGATGTTCTGCAACAGCACCGTCTTGCCGGTGCGCGGCGGCGCCACGATCAGCGACCGCTGGCCCTTGCCGATCGGCGCCACCAGGTCGATGATCCGGGCGGAACGGTCCTTCAGGGTCGGATCCTCGATCTCCATCTTCAGTCGCTCGTTCGGGTAAAGCGGCGTCAGGTTGTCGAAGGCAACCTTGTGGCGGGCCTTATCGGGGTCTTCGAAATTGATGCGTTCGACCTTGGTCAGGGCGAAGTAACGCTCATTCTCGCCGGGCGCGCGGATCACGCCTTCGACCGTATCGCCGGTGCGCAGGCTGTGCTGGCGGATCATCTCGGGGCTGACATAGATGTCGTCGGGGCCGGGCAGATAGTTGGCGGCCGTGGACCGCAGGAAGCCGAAACCGTCCTGCACGACCTCCAGCACGCCGTCGCCGCCGATGTCGAAGCCTTCCTCGGCATGTTCCTTGAGGATCGAGAACATCATCTCGCCCTTGCGCATGGTCGAGGCGTTCTCGATCTCCCATTCCTCGGCCAGGGACAGCAGTTCGGCCGGGCTTTTGGCCTTGAGTTCGGACAGGTTCAGACGTTCTTCGGACATGATGGCACCGCAATCGCGCGCGGCATGGCCGCACGGCTGGTCAAGATACAGATCGGGAATCCCCGTGCCGGACGGCCGGGCTTGGTGGTCACATAGACAACGGCGGCGCCCGAGTCAATCGTGGCGGTCAGAACTTGACGATCACCGACAGCACGATCCCCGCCATCAGCAGGGTCGGCACCTCGTTCATCATGCGATAGCGCCGTCCGGGATGGCCCTGCCCCGCCAGCAGGACGCGCCGTTGACCGGCGCACCACATGTGAAACCAGGTCATGCCCAGCACGCAGGCGGCCTTGGTCCAGGGCCAGACCATCGACCAGTCGACGATGCCCGGCGTCAGCACCAGGGCCAGCCCGCTGATCCAGGTGGCGATCATCACCGGGTTCATGATCAGCCGCAGCAGCTTCTGTTCCATGATGATCAGGCTGCTGGCGGGTTCCGGCCCCTGACCGCGTTCGACGTGATAGACGAACAGCCGGGGCAGGTAGAACAGCCCGGCCATCCAGGAGATCACCGCCATGACGTGAAACGCCTTGGCATAGGGATAGATCACCGAAAGCCCGTCCAGCATCGCCATTCTTCTTCTTAAATAGAAAAGAAAGATAAAGGATGATGTTGATGTAGGGCCTGTGGACAGCGGGATAAAGCGGAAATCCAACGATTCGTCCCCGGATCCGCCGGATGTGGATAATTCCGGGAAGATTACGAAAAAAATTTAAGTACCTAAAGATTTTCAAAAAGTTAAGATGTGGATAAGTCTGTGGAGACGGGTGCTGCTGCGGCGTTCTCCACAGATCCGCGGCGGCGGGCGGGGCAGTTATGCACCTGGGGACGCAACACCCGCGTTCGTCGGACGTTCCGGCTGGGATTTCACCCCGGCCCGCGGCGCCCCATCCTGCCCCCATGATTCGACCCGATTCCCCCCGGATCTTATCCACAGGCAGGATGGCCACACTGGGCATCCCCTTGCAAAAGGATGCTTTTTTTCGGGGGCGGGGCGGCCTAGGCTGGACGGCAAGCCAAGGGATGCCTGCCATGACCGACGATCAGCCCAGCCGACCCGCCCATGTCCCGCTTGCCGGAGTGATCGGGATGCCCATCGCCCATTCCCGGTCGCCGCGCCTGCACGGCCATTGGCTGCGCCGTTACGGGATCGCCGGGCATTACATCCCCATGCCGGTGATGCCCGAACACCTGGCCGAGGTTCTGCGCGCCCTGCCCCGCCTGGGCTTCGTCGGTATCAACGTGACGATCCCGCACAAGGAAGCCGTGCTGACCCTGGCCGATGCCGTCACCGACCGGGCGGCGCTGATCGGCGCGGCGAACACGCTGATCTTCCGGCCCGACGGCAAGATCCATGCCGACAATACCGACGGCTATGGCTTCATTGCCAACCTGCGCCAGAACGCGCCCGACTGGCAGCCCGATGCCGGGCCTGCGGCGATCATCGGCGCGGGGGGCGCGGCGCGGGCGGTGGTCGCCTCGCTTCTGGACAGCGGCGTCAAGGAATTGCGCATCACCAACCGCACCCGGATCCGGTCCGAACAGATCAAGGCGGAATTCGGGGCGCGGCTGGTCGTCTATGACTGGGCGCAGGCGGGCAACATGCTGGAAGGCGCGGCGACCGTGGTCAACGCGACGTCCCTGGGGATGGAGGGCAAGCAGCCGCTGCGCGTGCCGCTGGACGCGCTGTCGCCGGCCGCCCTGGTCACGGATCTGGTCTATACGCCGCTGATGACGCCATTCCTGCTGGACGCCCAGGCGCGGGGCTGCCGGGTGGTGGACGGGCTGGGGATGCTGCTGCACCAGGCCGCGCCGGGCTTCGAACGCTGGTTCGGCCGCCGCCCCGAGATTGACGAAGAAACCCGCAGGGTCGTGCTGGAATGAGTTTCCGGCTGGGCCTGACCGGCAGCATCGGCATGGGCAAGTCTACCACGGCGCAGATCTTCCGCGACCTGGGCCATCCGGTCTGGGACGCGGACCAGGCCGTGCATCGCCTGTATGCGCCCGGCGGCGCGGCGGTCGGGCCGGTGGCGGCGGCTTTTCCGGCGGCGCTGCGGGACGGCGGCATCGACCGCGCGGCGCTGAAGGCCGTGATCGCGGGCGACCCGGCCGCCCTGGACCGGCTGTCGGCCATCGTCCATCCGATCGTCGCGGCGGATCGCGAGGCGCATGTCGCCCGCCACGCCGATGCGCCGCTGGTCGTTCTGGATATTCCGCTGCTTTACGAAAACGGTTATCAGGCGCTGATGGACGGCGTGGCGGTGGTCTCGACGGATGCCGACACGCAGCGGCGGCGGGTGCTGGCGCGGCCGGGCATGACGGACGACCTGCTGGCCCTGATCCTGTCGCGGCAGATGCCGGATGCGGACAAGCGGGCGCGGGCCGACTGGATCATCCCGACCGACAGCCGCCATGCCGCGCGCCGCGCCGTCGACCATATCGTGAAGGAGATCGCCGCCCGTGCGTGAGATCGTGATGGACACCGAAACGACCGGCTTCGACGCGGACAAGGACGACCGCATCGTCGAAATCGGCGGGATCGAGCTTTTCAACCACCTGCCCACCGGCCGGACCTATCACGTCTATATCAACCCCGAACGTCCCATGCCCCCCGACGCGTTCGAGGTGCATGGCCTGGGCGACGACTTCCTGCGCGACAAGCCGAAATTCGCCGAGATCGTTCAGGACTTCGTGGCTTTCATCGGCGAGGATTCCCGGCTGGTGATCCACAATGCCAGCTTCGACATGAAATTCCTGAATGCCGAACTGCGCCGCCTGGGCCGCCCCGCCCTTCCCTGGTCGCGCGCCCTGGACACCCTGGCCTTGGCGCGAGAGAAATTCCCCGGCTCGCCCGCCTCGCTGGACGCGCTGTGCCGCCGTTTCGGCGTCGACAACTCGAACCGGCAGCGGCACGGGGCGCTGCTGGACAGCGAGCTTCTGGCCGAGGTCTATCTGGAGCTGATCGGCGGCAGGCAGCCCGACCTGGTGCTGGACCAGCCCGCGTTGGGCGGCGTGGTCGCCGGACCCCAGGGCGCCGGCGGCCCGCGCCATCCCCGCCCGGCGCCGCTGCCTTCGCGCCTGACCCCGGCCGAGGCCGCGGCCCATGCCGAATTTGTCGCACGTCTGGGGGAAAGCGCGGTCTGGGCGCGATATGGCGGTTGACAGATCCGCCTGCCGGTGACGCCATGACCTTGGGCTGACACAAGGACGGCGGTGCCGATGCTGCGAGAAATCTGGTCCTTCTGGGCGGCCGTTTTCGAACGCATGGACAAGATCCATATGGGCCTGATCGCCGCGGGCGTGGCCTTTTATGCCATGTTCGCCGTCTTTCCGGGCCTTGCCGCGATCCTGGCGCTGTGGAGCCTGTGGTTCGATCCGAACGTGATCATGACCTATATGGACGTGGCGCATGAATTCCTGCCCGATGGCGCCGCCGACCTGATCGACGCGCAGGTGCTGTCGCTGACCTCGACCGGGCGCACCTCGGTCGGCTGGACGTCCTTCGTGTCCTTCATGGTCGCGACCATCGCCGCCCGCGCCGGGGTCGAGGCGGTGGTGGGGGGGCTGAACGCCGCCTATGGGGTGCGCGGCCATTCGACGATCTTCGGCTTCGTGCTGGCCTATGCGCTGACCCTGGCCATCGTCGGCATTTCGCTGGCCGGGCTTGCCACCATCGTGATCGTGCCGATCCTTCTGAATTTCCAGGTCTTCGAGCAGGTGCGCGGCTGGCTGGTGGCGGGCCTGCCCTGGGGGGCGATGTTCCTGCTGGTGGTCCTGGGGATCGGCATCCTGTATCGCTATGGCCCGAACGTGAAGACACCGCGCACCCCGGTCTTTACCTGGGGGGCGCTCTTCGCGGCGATCCTGTGGGCGGCGGCCTCGGTCGCCTTCTCGGCCTATCTCAGCAGCTTCAACAGCTATAACCGGATTTACGGATCCATCGGCACGGTGGTGGCGCTGCTGATGTGGTTCTATCTGGCCGGGTTTTCGGTGCTGCTGGGGGCGCTGATCAATGTCGAACTGGCCCGCCGCCGCCGCATCCGCGCCGCGCGCGAGGCGCGGGCATCGCTGCTGGCGGATGCGAAAAAGACGGCGGAATGACCCGCCGCCTTTTGTCTGCGCAAAAAGACGGATCAGGCCGCGTCCAGCCCTTCGGTCGAGGAAAAGAACATCGCCTGGCTGACGGCCGAGCGGACCTGTTCCTCGGTATAGGGTTTCGAGATCAGGAAGGCCGGTTCGGGCCGTTCGCCGGTCAGCAGCCGTTCCGGGAAGGCGGTGATGAAGATCACCGGAATGTCGCCCAGGTCGCCCAGCAGTTCGTTCACCGCGTCGATGCCCGACGATCCGTCGGCCAGCTGGATATCGGCCAGGATCATATCCGGGCGCGACTGGCCCGCCAGTTCGATGGCGGCGGTATGGGTGCGGGCCACGCCCGTCACCTCGTGGCCCATGGCCTGCACGATGCCCTTCAGGTCCATGGCGATGATCATCTCGTCCTCGATCACCATGACCTTGCCGCGCAGCGACGCGCCCATTTCCGACAGGGCGATCTGGACCAGTTCCTCGGCCTCGGCCTGGTCGATCTGCATGACGCGGGCGATCTGGTCATAGCGCAATTCCTCGATCGTGCGCAGCAGCAGCGCCTCGCGGGAATTGGCGGTCAGGCCCCGGAGGTGGTCCTGCGCCCGCGCCTCGCGCGCGGTGCGGTCGGCATCGTCGATGGGCTGGCCCGAGCTTTGCCAGATCGCATGGAAGGTGCGGAACAGGCCGATGCGGATATCCTCCTCGGCCTCGAGGACAGAGCGGTCCGACAGGATGGCTTCCAGGGTGGCTGCGGCATAATTGTCACCGGCGTGCTGGCTGCCTGTCAGCGCACGCGCATATCGCCGCAGATAGGGCAGCTCGCGCCCGATGGACTGGGCAAGGTCGGCAGACGACATGTTTCACATCCTTCGAATTTCACATATTGTGCGGAACCTGTCCTAACCCCTACAGGTTGGTCAACGTGCGCACAAGATTACCGGGACTAACAAAAGAATGACACCGAAGCGAGATGACCGTCGCAAGGCGGCAGTCGAGAAGCAGATCGACGAAAACTTGCGTCGCGCCTTTGAACAGGACACGACCGAAGACATTCCCGACCGTTTTCTTGCTCTTCTCGAACAACTGCGCCAGCAGAGTGACCCATTTCCAAAAGCGACGACCCGCGACGGTGGACGGTGACAGGATGAAGACTTCCACGACCATTGATCCGCGCGATCAGCTGGTGGACCATTTGCCGGCCCTGCGCGCCTTTGCCTTGTCGCTGACCCGCGAAGGCGCAGGCGCCGACGATCTGGTCCAGGACACCATCGTCAAGGCCTGGACCAACATGGACAAGTTCCAGCCGGGCACCAACCTGCGGGCCTGGCTGTTCACGATCCTGCGCAACACCTTCTATTCCGCGCGCCGCAAGACCAAGCGCGAGGTCAGCGACAGCGACGGCATCCACGCCGCGCGCCAGGCCACGCGCCCCGACCACGACGGGCGGCTGGCGCTCAAGGATTTCCGGACGGCGTTCCAGCAACTGCCGGACGAACAGCGCGAAGCCCTGATCCTGGTCGGCGCCTCGGGCTTTTCCTACGAGGAAGCGGCGGACATGACCGGCGTGGCCATCGGCACCGTCAAGTCGCGGGCCAATCGCGGGCGGCGCAAGCTGGCCGAACTGCTGCACATGGAAAACGGCGAGGATCTGGACATGACCGATCAGGCCACCCGTGCCGTGATGGCGTCCAGCCACACCATCGCCCGCTAGGCGGCGCCGGTGTTCCGGCGGATCAGCGATCGGCTGGATTTCACGCGCAAGCTGGGATTCCGGCTGGGCGCCCTTCTGTCGGTGGCGATCCTGCCGCTGGGGCTGATCTCTCTGATCCAGAACTTCAGCCTGGTGCGCGAGGCCGAGCGCGGGGTCGAACTGGCCCTGCTGGGGCGCACCTCCTCGGCCGCGGCGGGGGAACGGGCACTGCTGCAAAGCGCGCTGGGATCGGCCGACGCGCTTGGCCCTGCGGTGCTGGAATCGCTGGACCGGCCGCAGGACTGCGCCGACCTGATGCGGAATTTCATCGAACGCAGCGCCACCTATGTCTTTGCGGGATTCGTGCCGCTGGACGGGATCAGCATCTGCAATTCGTCTGGCGCGGACCAGCCAGTCGATTTCACCCAGTCCGAAGGATACAAGCGGTTCATGGAAGAACCCGGAACGCTGGTCACCTCGCTCCATGCCGGGACCGTGACCCAGCGTCCGGTGGTGCTGGTGACGCAGCCCCTGTATCGCGACCGGCAGATGCTGGGCTATATCGGCCTGACGCTGACCACCGAGCTGCTGCGGTCGACCCACAACATCACCTTCGGCACCGAGGGCGCGCGCATCGTGACCTTCAACCATCGGGGCGAAATCCTGACCTCGGACAGCGATGCCCAGATCTCGACCCGGGACATCCTGCCGCAGAACGTGAACCTGGTCGATCTGCTGTCGCGCACGGAAACCACCTTCAAGGCGCATGCGGGCAACGGGCAGACGCGCACCTTCACGGTGGTCCCCGCCGTTCCGGGGCTGGTCTATGCGCTGGGAAGCTGGTCGCCCCGGACCGCCAGCGTCGGCCTGTTCCAGCTGTCGCGGCTGGGCGCGGTGACGATCCCCGTGGCCCTGTGGCTGGTATCGCTGGCGGTGGCCTATTTCGCGGTCTTCCGCATGGTGCTGCGTCACATCACCGTCCTGCGATCACAGATGCGCCGCTTCGCCATCGGCAACCGCACCACACCGCCGCCCGTGCTGTCCGACGCCCCGACCGAGATCTTCGATGTCAGCCAGACCTTCCACAACATGGCCCGGATCCTGATCCGCGACGAGGAAGCGATGGAGGAGGCGGTCGCCGAAAAGACCGTCCTGCTGAAAGAGGTTCACCACCGCGTCAAGAACAACCTGCAACTGATCGCCTCGATCATCAACATGCAAAGCCGGGTGATCGACGATCCCGATGCCAAACGCGTGCTGCGGTCGGTCCAGGATCGGGTCGCGGCCCTGGCGACGATCTATCGCAACCTTTATCAGGCCGAACATCTGGACGCGGTCGAGGCCGGGCGGCTGATCTGCGACATCGTGAACCAGATGGTCAGCGCCTCGGTCGAGCCGGGCAGCGATCTGCGCGTCGAGACCCAGATCGAGGCCCTGGTCCTGCTGCCCGACCAGGCCGTGCCCCTGTCCCTGCTGGCGACCGAGGCCTTCACGAATGCGCTGAAATACGCGGGCGCCGCCCCCGGCCAGGATGCGCCCTGGGTCAGGATCAGCCTGACCTCTCCGGCGCCGGGGCGGGGGGTGCTGGAGATCGCGAATTCCATCGACCAGACCGACAAATCGGGCGGCACCGGCCTTGGCAGCCAGTTGATCGAGGCTTTCACGACCCAGTTGGAGGGTCAGGCCACCACCGGGGTCGAGGGCGACAGCTTCGTGCTGCGGCTGGAATTCGCGGTCCAGGCGGGCAATGTCGCGGCGGACGGACGCAATGTGGTGCTGACCTCGGCCGCGCGGGCGGGCG contains:
- the dnaQ gene encoding DNA polymerase III subunit epsilon codes for the protein MREIVMDTETTGFDADKDDRIVEIGGIELFNHLPTGRTYHVYINPERPMPPDAFEVHGLGDDFLRDKPKFAEIVQDFVAFIGEDSRLVIHNASFDMKFLNAELRRLGRPALPWSRALDTLALAREKFPGSPASLDALCRRFGVDNSNRQRHGALLDSELLAEVYLELIGGRQPDLVLDQPALGGVVAGPQGAGGPRHPRPAPLPSRLTPAEAAAHAEFVARLGESAVWARYGG
- a CDS encoding YihY/virulence factor BrkB family protein; this encodes MLREIWSFWAAVFERMDKIHMGLIAAGVAFYAMFAVFPGLAAILALWSLWFDPNVIMTYMDVAHEFLPDGAADLIDAQVLSLTSTGRTSVGWTSFVSFMVATIAARAGVEAVVGGLNAAYGVRGHSTIFGFVLAYALTLAIVGISLAGLATIVIVPILLNFQVFEQVRGWLVAGLPWGAMFLLVVLGIGILYRYGPNVKTPRTPVFTWGALFAAILWAAASVAFSAYLSSFNSYNRIYGSIGTVVALLMWFYLAGFSVLLGALINVELARRRRIRAAREARASLLADAKKTAE
- the rho gene encoding transcription termination factor Rho encodes the protein MSEERLNLSELKAKSPAELLSLAEEWEIENASTMRKGEMMFSILKEHAEEGFDIGGDGVLEVVQDGFGFLRSTAANYLPGPDDIYVSPEMIRQHSLRTGDTVEGVIRAPGENERYFALTKVERINFEDPDKARHKVAFDNLTPLYPNERLKMEIEDPTLKDRSARIIDLVAPIGKGQRSLIVAPPRTGKTVLLQNIAHSIERNHPECYLIVLLIDERPEEVTDMQRSVKGEVVSSTFDEPASRHVAVSEMVIEKAKRLVEHKRDVVILLDSITRLGRAFNTVVPSSGKVLTGGVDANALQRPKRFFGAARNIEEGGSLTIIATALIDTGSRMDEVIFEEFKGTGNSEIVLDRKVADKRVFPAMDILKSGTRKEELLVDSKDLQKTYLLRRILNPMGTTDAIEFLISKLKQTKSNSEFFDSMNA
- a CDS encoding CopD family protein, which encodes MLDGLSVIYPYAKAFHVMAVISWMAGLFYLPRLFVYHVERGQGPEPASSLIIMEQKLLRLIMNPVMIATWISGLALVLTPGIVDWSMVWPWTKAACVLGMTWFHMWCAGQRRVLLAGQGHPGRRYRMMNEVPTLLMAGIVLSVIVKF
- a CDS encoding histidine kinase dimerization/phosphoacceptor domain -containing protein, giving the protein MFRRISDRLDFTRKLGFRLGALLSVAILPLGLISLIQNFSLVREAERGVELALLGRTSSAAAGERALLQSALGSADALGPAVLESLDRPQDCADLMRNFIERSATYVFAGFVPLDGISICNSSGADQPVDFTQSEGYKRFMEEPGTLVTSLHAGTVTQRPVVLVTQPLYRDRQMLGYIGLTLTTELLRSTHNITFGTEGARIVTFNHRGEILTSDSDAQISTRDILPQNVNLVDLLSRTETTFKAHAGNGQTRTFTVVPAVPGLVYALGSWSPRTASVGLFQLSRLGAVTIPVALWLVSLAVAYFAVFRMVLRHITVLRSQMRRFAIGNRTTPPPVLSDAPTEIFDVSQTFHNMARILIRDEEAMEEAVAEKTVLLKEVHHRVKNNLQLIASIINMQSRVIDDPDAKRVLRSVQDRVAALATIYRNLYQAEHLDAVEAGRLICDIVNQMVSASVEPGSDLRVETQIEALVLLPDQAVPLSLLATEAFTNALKYAGAAPGQDAPWVRISLTSPAPGRGVLEIANSIDQTDKSGGTGLGSQLIEAFTTQLEGQATTGVEGDSFVLRLEFAVQAGNVAADGRNVVLTSAARAGARH
- a CDS encoding response regulator, with protein sequence MSSADLAQSIGRELPYLRRYARALTGSQHAGDNYAAATLEAILSDRSVLEAEEDIRIGLFRTFHAIWQSSGQPIDDADRTAREARAQDHLRGLTANSREALLLRTIEELRYDQIARVMQIDQAEAEELVQIALSEMGASLRGKVMVIEDEMIIAMDLKGIVQAMGHEVTGVARTHTAAIELAGQSRPDMILADIQLADGSSGIDAVNELLGDLGDIPVIFITAFPERLLTGERPEPAFLISKPYTEEQVRSAVSQAMFFSSTEGLDAA
- the mnmE gene encoding tRNA uridine-5-carboxymethylaminomethyl(34) synthesis GTPase MnmE, whose protein sequence is MDLIFAEATPPGRGGVSIIRISGDGARSAAERLAGALPFARRAYLRDIRDGDDILDRALVMWFEAGRSFTGEEVAEIHLHGAPVILRRMGQILTVLGLRLAEAGEFTRRAFLNGKMDLSEVEGLGDLLAAETESQRRMALRMSGGELARKADGWRSLLIRAGALVESSVDFADEEVPEEIPAEVSDLLAKFREELDGQIKGYAAAERIRNGFEVAIIGPPNAGKSSLINRLARREVALVSEIAGTTRDIIELRLDLRGLAVTLLDTAGLRDARDRIESLGIDRARGRALAADLRIHLSPTGAVDESLWQPGDLKVVSKADLGGISSDLSVSSVTGEGIDRLLNDLFDALSDRTAGAGLVSHQRQLGALIEAREAVTVVENLPAELLAEAIRRAASSLDRLLGRIGAEDYLDVIFTSFCIGK
- a CDS encoding NepR family anti-sigma factor, with amino-acid sequence MTPKRDDRRKAAVEKQIDENLRRAFEQDTTEDIPDRFLALLEQLRQQSDPFPKATTRDGGR
- the coaE gene encoding dephospho-CoA kinase (Dephospho-CoA kinase (CoaE) performs the final step in coenzyme A biosynthesis.) codes for the protein MSFRLGLTGSIGMGKSTTAQIFRDLGHPVWDADQAVHRLYAPGGAAVGPVAAAFPAALRDGGIDRAALKAVIAGDPAALDRLSAIVHPIVAADREAHVARHADAPLVVLDIPLLYENGYQALMDGVAVVSTDADTQRRRVLARPGMTDDLLALILSRQMPDADKRARADWIIPTDSRHAARRAVDHIVKEIAARA
- a CDS encoding shikimate dehydrogenase: MTDDQPSRPAHVPLAGVIGMPIAHSRSPRLHGHWLRRYGIAGHYIPMPVMPEHLAEVLRALPRLGFVGINVTIPHKEAVLTLADAVTDRAALIGAANTLIFRPDGKIHADNTDGYGFIANLRQNAPDWQPDAGPAAIIGAGGAARAVVASLLDSGVKELRITNRTRIRSEQIKAEFGARLVVYDWAQAGNMLEGAATVVNATSLGMEGKQPLRVPLDALSPAALVTDLVYTPLMTPFLLDAQARGCRVVDGLGMLLHQAAPGFERWFGRRPEIDEETRRVVLE
- a CDS encoding RNA polymerase sigma factor; this translates as MKTSTTIDPRDQLVDHLPALRAFALSLTREGAGADDLVQDTIVKAWTNMDKFQPGTNLRAWLFTILRNTFYSARRKTKREVSDSDGIHAARQATRPDHDGRLALKDFRTAFQQLPDEQREALILVGASGFSYEEAADMTGVAIGTVKSRANRGRRKLAELLHMENGEDLDMTDQATRAVMASSHTIAR